CTAGGGGAAACGTGCGTAGCCAAATGCCACAACACAGTGATGGCAAAACATTAGGTGTATGGTAACTGCATGTTCCTCCCTGTGCATCATGGGAAACTGCACCCAGCCAGCCTGTGCAGTGATCATACACACGTTTCCTCAGAATGAATGTAACATGACTTATAAAGATAATCATCAATGGTAAAACATGACTAAAGAGTTCAGGTGACAAATTTACTATAAATGTGCATTGTTCTGCTTGCTAACACACATTTCCTGcattattataaaaacaaacatcTCACACTCAAAACATATAAACCTCTGAAGAAACTTTTGTTAGGAACACAACTGGGGTTATTtataaaacaacaacaatttgTATAAAAGCCCCTTTACTTTCTACAACTTTACCCCCGGATTATTTTATTATCAGTATAAATATCACTCGTGTCTTAACTTCTGAATAAAAATACAATCATGCACAAATTCTTAAAACATGAGCATTTGGTCCCAAATATTGTATCTGCATAGATAAAATGTTAACCCCCTGAGAATAATCAACATGGCTCGAAGTTGCagtggtgctttttttttttttgcatgtagcGAAGAAAGTTCACAGCGTTTTCTCCTATGTTCGGGTATCACTGGAGGAGGTGAGAGAGATTGGTACAGTGGAAAGATGACAAGTAGAACCAGCAAAGAGAGTTTGTTCTCTGTACCCAAATGCTGGAGACTTGCCGGAACACTAGTGCAAAGTCCTTGGTGTGTGATAGATATCTGTTATACAAACATATCATATGATTCACATGCAGGGACGTCCTATTACCCAACGCGAAGAATCCCACCCCAGCAGAAAAACTAAATAATGCATCCCCACACCTCAGAATATTTAGTGCAAATATAATAAATGactggaaaaaaatacaaaaaacacttATGATTAGTACTTGCATCAGAGTTTGATATATGTTATGAGACTGGGCTCATCCACAGACTATTTTATTGCATTACCCAGGACTAGGTGCTGTAAAGCAGCACTCACGTTTTCAGCCTGTCAGATACAAAGGAAGTGCCTCCTCATACAGCGATGAAAGGGTCTATGAGATTAGTATGATAGAAGTTGTATGACAGCTGGAGGTGCAAGTTTGAGGACAGAATTGCTGCAGAGAGTTTCCTGAGCTACAAGCAAATATAATAAAGATGTGGAAAGATTTAGTAATCAGTGCAAACATGTGTTACATAAAACACTCCCTGCCCACACTGACCTTTTAAATGCATTATTGCAGTTGAATGTCTTTGAAGCTATGACAAGCAATTTGATCCAGGAacgggctaaaaaaaaaaaacagccaatcCCTGGTCCTTTTATGTAATCCTACAGTCATTTAATGGGTGGCTTTGagcagacattaaaggaacagtatagcattaggaatacaaacctgtattcagaACCCTATAGTGGCCTGGTGTTTAGTGGTCTCTGTCCCCTttcaaatttttaatttttacctTTTCTCTCGGTGCTGCTCACCTCTGTCTCCCACAACGTCAGAGGAGCATTTGGGACTTGATGCGCATGCACAGCCCCAGAGGAACGCATTGAATTCAACAATTTCCTGTGGGCTTCTGTGCCACCTGACAGTTTTACTGTGTCAGTACTGCAAAAGCACCTCTAGACTCTGTAAGGAAGGCAGTCACAAGCGGTGGATTTAACGCTGCAGGATTAAAAGGACAGCATcaatgcacccagatcacttcattaagaCTATGCCTATTTGCCCCACTGACAACCCCAATGTGTCACAAATGCCACATCACACCCTAGAACCACATCACAATATACATGCTGGCCCCAAATATTGCAGTCTTCTGCGGAATATCACAGAGGGCCAGACCAGGACTGGAGGGCAGTGAAATTTCAGGCCTCCAACCAAAGCACAAATCACACAGTGCTGGGTTAGTAAAGCCCTGCACTCTTCCTGCTACATACGTTATATTTCAGTTCTGAAATACGTTGCAGACATCCCAATTAACATCCTACTTTTAATGAGTAGAAGAATGGTGCTGAATGTCTGCCCCCACATCCTCCTAATGCTAAGAGACGCAGACAGTCCGTCAGCCATCCCCATatcatttaatataaatttatgaACAAAGAAGAGTTTAAATCATTTGTCAGTAGAAAAGCCTACCGTCTCCTATcaggtatatttattaaattgagaacaaaatgaatttcaaatttaaggcccaaGTAGCCAAAATAAAAAGCTCTCACTCgcaagaatttttccagttcagctttttttggtctaaaatttgaaagtCACATTGAATTTACTGTTCGTTAacgacaattctcactttggtgaaaaaCCTTGTAGGTAAATGGACTCCAATGTGAATTATTATTTCAGTGctgataaatatattattaacaaACAGTGAGCTATGGTGCATTAAAACCTCCAATTCTTATTTTATAACTAAACTTTGCGAGTCTTCAGTGAATTCACCTCTAAAGAACTGTTGCCAGAATAAACGTGTTTGAGTTTTGATAGTACTGCATTCTCCATCGCTAGGTATCTGCTTTGTTCTACACCGAGTCTCAAGATCATGTTTTCGGTTTGCAATAGTGAATTGGTGGAAATATTAACTTCTATATAATAGGAGTGAGATATTTACCATCTCAACACATATCTCAAACTAGTGATGCATCAGGGCAGTGGTTAATTAAACGTAAGAAATAGTTTGGACATCGTACCAATCACTGAGACAGCTGTTTCCATAACATCTATAAAAATACAGAGAATAAGAGCTTTGGGGATTAACAGCTGGTGGTTCAGGACTGTAATTAGGTGAGTCGGATCCCTAAAACTTGCTCTAACTCTTGTCTTCGTTGCTGCACCTAAAACACAAGAAACAAGCATTCAATatgtaaaattatacattttcacACTTCTCTATCCATACGAGATAATCAATTCTCATTACGATTTTAGAACCATGTAATGCACATGACCAATCAGGTGAACAGCTGTTGACTTATGTACGACAACAACCAGAAAGCATTGCTGTGCTTCTTTTAGAACTCTTTATGAGACACTGCTGGTTAGAAGGGAAGGACCAAAAAGGATGCGTATACAGGTACAGGAAAGGACCCAGAATAAAGGAAGTGGGTCAGAGGAGGCAGAGCTTACTTTAAATatactgcaaaaaaatatatttaattttgcaaaaacTATACAAAATCGGTCATACACAATTACAGCTAATTATTTAGGACAAACGCTTTAAAATGTCTAAGTTGTGTTGGATATAAAGTGTTGATTTGATTAGCACTGGCATGCCATACTTTGAACTAGGAACAATCTAAATACATTTCCAGGTTAATGTCAATTTTACACCGGTCTTCTTAGCGTTTAGATCACTTATAACTAATATAAAGCCACtgtatttaaaaagaaacaaaaatgcaaaaaccttGGAAATATAAAGATCATAATTGACTTTGTATatccaaattatatataaacaaactttTGTAGTAAAGTGTGATGATTCAAACGGATCACTATAAACCAGAAATGAAATCACTAGGAAAAGCCCTACCTTAAAGAAGATGTGTCTCCCCACTGCCTCCTGAGCCCACGGCTGTTCATAAAATTCAGAGCGTCTTTCTTCCTCTGGGTTTCCCATCATATCGGTCATGATCTGAAAAAACACAGATTATTTATACCATACTGTAATCTACCCGTGTGCCACCAGAATTCACAAGCACCGGCTTCAGAGTGTCCAGGCTAGGCTTAGTAAGCTGTCACTCTACAAACTGTCCACAAGGAGGCAGTAGAAGAAGAAACACAAGCAGTGGACAGGATCTCCTGAATACTGTGCAATGCAGCATTGTAATGCAGTGTAGGCATTTCAAAGGGTCAGCACGTGACAGAGAAGATATCAGAAAACAAGTCGTTTTCATTGCTGTGGAATTACAAATATCAATTAAATAGCTGAAGACATGGGGTGTCCAATAACAGCACtttggtctaaaaaaaaaaaatccccaaattcaCTATCAGGCCTGAAAGAGACtatgggacttgtagtttatcAATAGTTGGAGGCCGAGTTTGGACAGCCTCGTCCCGATGGGTGGCTGAAGCCATTAGCGGATAACAATGATGCAAAAATCTATGTTGAAACACTTGGATCAGATCTTTCCATCCCGTGTCTGTAATATATGACAATCGTGATAACATATCAAAACACAGCTCACCTTTAGGTCCCTACTCTGAGATTTCATCCAGTCTTGGATGAACTCCTGGGGGCCGTTACTAAAGCTCAGCATGAAATCCCTCTGTGTTTTTAGCTGGTTGATCGATTCGATGGTCTCGTGGATCTAAAAAGGCAGTGCAGcgagttaaatcacatttcatTGACGCAGATGATACCAAGACAATAACCTTGGATAATGCAATGCTATAATGTAACAAGAGGTAGACACACAATCCAGTGATTTTACAACTTGCCCCTCGATAATCTTTGTACTTCATTCTACTAGCATAGATTCAGTTGAAGTGAAGGTTATGGAGAATGCAGAGTAATGCAGCGGTAGGACAgtctgaaaatgttttttttacagtgaactGCATGCTTTTTACTGTTACTGTGCAAGACTGAAACTTCTATATGTCATactaaaacactgcctttttttttatcatcaaaaTGGAGTGTTGTCAAAGCTGCTACACGAAGAACTCTCCGAAAAACCGCTCACTCTTTAAAATAAGGCAAATGTGCTTTGAAAGTATGAAACCAAGCTGAATTGTATGCAAGTCGAATTTCAGTGTCCCTCATTGCTGGTTAATTAAACATAGATGATCAGAAGGTTTAAGGGTCTGATTCCTAAATTTTGGGTTGCTGGGAGCAAAAGCTAGCTCTAACCTTGGAATCCAGGTTGGCGATTTCCTGTTGGTTGGTCGTAGATGCAAGAAAGCTGCTCATCTGTGCTTTCAAGGGGTCGTCAACTTCAACATCAATGTCATAACAAGCTGTCTTCTTCTGGTCATTGGGATCCACGCTAAGAGAAGATAAAAAGGAACCTATAGTGATGGATTCAAGCAGTTTACGTGACTCAGTTATACTGTCCTTAGTATAACAAGCATTAATCTAAGCCTTGAGCACAAGagtgggaaaataaaataaaattctgcCTAGATCAGACTCACCTGATGGTGTGATTGATTATTATGGGATCTGGATGTTGCAAGAGGCTTGCTAGCTTCATAGGAATGTCTGAAAATCTCATGCGGACGCAGTTAAAGATCTGTGAAAGGAAGCATTGAGGAGGTTAATGGGGAGAATATTTATACACAAGTGAAGGAGAAATATACTAGAAAGAGTCACCTCTAAAAGAGATCTGTGTGCGACAGGGCATGTGTTAGTGGACTGTAGGAGTCACTGGAGGTTTAGCATTGTAGAAAGTAGTACAACAGATAATGAGaggttgatgggaaaaagggcCTGTCTGAGATCCTACCTGTCTGAAGTAGCGGTTGCAGTTGATGTGTTCCTTCTCATGGCTGTCCTGCAGTTTGTTGGTCTTGATATACAGCCACAGAGCCTGCATTATGTTGGCACGAGTCTGAGTGGTGATACCGAGAAGACGTGCTAGACGGGGGTCCAACTTATACTGGGAAggctaagaaataataaaaaaataataataatataggtttgtaaagaaagaataaaaaataaaaatcctccaTTACACCTAGTATTTCACACAACAGTGGAGTGTTTGTGCAACCTCTTTACTCAGACATAGATACCCAACAGATGAACCCTAACTACTTGCCTGAGCAGACTATCACAATGGTCTGTCCTTTTCTAGTGAGCTTTGTATAAACCACAACTTAACCTGCATCCAGCTTAGAACTGCAGAATAATTACTACTTAAATAATTTTTGGTTTTCAGAATTCAGCAGCCtagttaaataatgctttcctccaTAAAGCTATCCCCTTTAGAGATAGAGGTACTCAGGACAATATCTGTGTTTTGTCATGCCTACAGAGCCACATTAAGAGTATATGCCTAGCCGCATCCTTCAACCAATTTGTAAACATAACTCTGGCAAAGTACACCAAAGATTCTGGTTTGTCGCCACTACACTTCTCCACTTACCTGGTGATCCAGCATTAGCAGTAGGGTACACTTCACATTCACATCTCCAGGTCGCTTCACTTGAAAACCATCTGTTTCCTGAGTGGTGGCCATTCTatgccactaaaaaaaaaaaaaaaaaaaaatacaggttaaTCCTTACTTGGTCTCATAGACATGAACTGCTTGTCATCATAATATGGTTCTACCAAGTTggaatttttagattttattaaagggacattctaggaACCATGACCACATCTTTGGcgcttatggtgcctagagtgtccttttaagtttgtTAGATTTCGAATAAAGATTATTTTGTCTCACCTCCACCAGATGGTTGTCCGGTCCATACAACTCTTTGTCCAGTTCGATAACAAGGCTTTTAAAGAAGGATGAGAACTTTCTCTTCAGTTTGCCAGgctaagaaatttaaaaaaaatattgtataagaCTCTAGAGCCATTCAGTGCAGCCAAAAGCCAAGAGGATTTCAACCAAACGCGAAAAACCAAACCATCATAAGTAGCTTAGCTGGACAGCAAAGTGTCCATCACAACCAACCCCCCTCACAACAATGACTATATACCGTCAACTTTGTCACATTAGGGCCAATATTTCACCTCCCACCATCCAAATGAAGATCACCCAACAGGTAACCAGTCCTCACAGCAAGACCCTGAAGCTATATTGAGCAGAACCAGCCATGAGTTTCTTATTTGTTGTAACCATTACCGTTGGTTGTTCACTCACATCTTCCAGTAGCTTCCCTTCAACCCGCAGCTCCCACGcgctcactctctctccctcgtcCCCATCAGGTTTTCCAGGCGTGAACGTGTTTGAGATATAAATTCTCAGTTTGCGTTTTTGCTGTGAAGACACGGTCACATTAGAACACCATTAGCAATTCTGAATCACAGACGGAGTGGGTTCTGTCTGTCTCATTAGTAAAAATGGATTTAATTCAGCAGTAGCCCAGGGAATAAACAAATGAACTCCTCAGGAACACACACACGGTCACGGACAAGAAACGATCAGATGAGAAAGTTGCACATAGCTAAATGAATGAGATGTGGTGTGAAGTGTGCCCTGACAGCTGTAGGTATGACTAAAAGGAAAATACCTagattaaaataaagtaaaaggaGGAAAATAGACAGGGTGACGATGGAGAAATTAAAACCTAGAAGATTAGAGGTCATCCCTATTGAGACAAGAGGCAATGGACAGGGGTGATTGTATGTAaagcccccccatccccccccccccccccgagccacTTACTCAAACTCAGGCCAACTTCCCTTTCCCTCAGGAGATAAAGCAGTCTCTTTGCAAAGTATGCATACACCAATTTGGACTCTAATCTTTGGTTTCTGTCCATCTAGTTCTAATTCCCCATTAACCACGTTCACTAGGATGCTACCTTCTTATAGGCCCTTAAAGGTCTGTGCAATTCCCTTGTTGCCACTCCGAGACCATTCTCCCTTTGTCAGTCGCAGACAATGTCTCCTTTAGCTTATTCATGTTAACCAGGCTAATGTATTGTCTCTTCACAGCATCTGTCTCCATCTGCCACTGATGGTATTTGTCATTATCCCTTTCAAGTTTATTACTGTGAACTGTATTGcgtgtgtttgtattatttaatattattcttGTCTAGCTAGTTTTAGGGAGAATAATTCAATGTCACGGGTTATAGTTACAAAGTAATAAAtgctgaaagaaaataaaaaaataaaaaaaacacaaaaacaaaaaaaaccccacaagtcTATTCTTTAACAAAAAAGTGTTGGCACATTTGCAGAATTCTGGAGCAGAGGTTGTTTTCTAAATCTAGGATACACGTataatctatacattatatataaaatacttaaAATAGGGAGGAGTAGTAATATGTTTGGCATCTAATCTGCCTGGTTCCTGTGATAGGTCATTTCGTGGTCTATCATCATCTTTACTCAGAGCTCAGTCTCACTCTGGAAGGACCTCATTATACCCCCCAATAACTTTAGCTCACAGTAGACTTTAGCTTTGCACTAGTACACTGCTAGTATAgtggtaaaataaatataataaaatacatgcaCCAAAAACAGTGCACTCTCCTTACAACACAAATGTCATTGTAAGGTTTCCAAGAATAATAtccacccacccctcccccagAAATCATATTCTAGTACCCGATAGAGGTCTTCTTCTGTCCCTCTCAAACTCAGAT
Above is a genomic segment from Pelobates fuscus isolate aPelFus1 chromosome 6, aPelFus1.pri, whole genome shotgun sequence containing:
- the SMARCD2 gene encoding SWI/SNF-related matrix-associated actin-dependent regulator of chromatin subfamily D member 2 translates to MSSRGGVPLGPGSLMNMMRGQSPGVYRVPPGPYQRPGMLPGGRMPMPGMPVGSPMLNTYGPGSPLRPGMNPMLMEPFRKRLLGPHGHPPGAGQRRGVKRRKMADKILPQRIRELVPESQAYMDLLAFERKLDQTIARKRMEIQDAIKKPLTQKRKLRIYISNTFTPGKPDGDEGERVSAWELRVEGKLLEDPGKLKRKFSSFFKSLVIELDKELYGPDNHLVEWHRMATTQETDGFQVKRPGDVNVKCTLLLMLDHQPSQYKLDPRLARLLGITTQTRANIMQALWLYIKTNKLQDSHEKEHINCNRYFRQIFNCVRMRFSDIPMKLASLLQHPDPIIINHTISVDPNDQKKTACYDIDVEVDDPLKAQMSSFLASTTNQQEIANLDSKIHETIESINQLKTQRDFMLSFSNGPQEFIQDWMKSQSRDLKIMTDMMGNPEEERRSEFYEQPWAQEAVGRHIFFKVQQRRQELEQVLGIRLT